In Sutterella faecalis, a genomic segment contains:
- a CDS encoding DEAD/DEAH box helicase, producing the protein MPSIFSRYAPFVQDFIYRNGWERLRGIQVAAGDAVFNTDAHVLLTASTASGKTEAAFFPILTLLSENPSASVGALYIAPLKALINDQFERLTDLCAEGGIPVWSWHGDVAQSRKKKLLEHPSGVLQITPESLEAMLLRKHAMIPTLFGDLRFIVIDEIHSLMRSDRGLQTMCLIERLARLAGTEPRRIGLSATIGNTALAAEFLRSGSKRPSIVPKVDSPPVRWRLSMEHFWVSGEGKRAPDAQVTEVSSDARAVTHPGAAEKEELSRASDLAPRGADPGIGYIFEHTRGRKCLVFSNSREECELVTSTLHKYCELRHEPDRFAIHHGNLSTAIRSDAEALMKDEEKRVTTCTTATLELGIDVGRLERAFQIDAPFTVSGFLQRLGRTGRRGEPPEMWFVIREDEPEPRAMLPETIPWKLLQAIAVVECYREDRWVEPPKLDRLPYSLLYHQTMMTLASEGEMKPAELAGRVLTLSAFRRISPDDYKVLLRGLLASDQIERTESGGLIVGLQGERQLSSFRFYAVFQENEEFSVRCESEELGTIVRPPPAGEKIAIAGHVWRVEDVDLKRHVVWCSRVEGTVPAFFGLCPGDINTYILEKMCAVLRSDAEYPYLMKGARERLHEGRLAAFRARAMDTPLIPLGEGLWCLMPWLGTYPFLALERLIRLHAARRIGLKSFDVSRPYFMLIRMKSGAAEFFRAIYEAAENLHDPLELLYPGEIPVFEKYDEFVPAELVRKGFAMGVLGVSEMKARVRGWAGIYAGNTQAIANPAASIAEDLPEDGILGASLKDAAGIRP; encoded by the coding sequence ATGCCGTCCATCTTCAGCCGCTATGCGCCCTTCGTGCAGGACTTCATTTACAGGAACGGCTGGGAGCGCCTGAGGGGGATCCAGGTCGCGGCCGGGGATGCGGTCTTCAATACCGACGCGCACGTGCTCCTCACGGCATCGACCGCTTCCGGGAAGACCGAGGCCGCCTTTTTCCCGATCCTCACGCTCCTCTCGGAAAATCCCTCCGCTTCCGTGGGAGCGCTCTACATTGCCCCCTTGAAGGCCCTCATCAACGACCAGTTCGAGCGCCTGACGGACCTCTGCGCCGAAGGCGGCATTCCCGTCTGGTCCTGGCACGGGGATGTTGCGCAGTCGAGGAAAAAGAAGCTTCTCGAACACCCCTCGGGGGTGCTTCAGATCACGCCCGAATCGCTCGAAGCAATGCTTCTGAGAAAGCACGCGATGATTCCGACGCTGTTCGGGGACCTCCGCTTCATCGTGATCGATGAGATTCACTCCCTCATGCGAAGCGACCGGGGGCTTCAGACCATGTGCCTCATCGAGCGCCTCGCGCGGCTCGCGGGAACGGAGCCCCGCCGCATCGGGCTCTCGGCCACGATCGGGAACACGGCGCTCGCGGCGGAATTCCTGCGGAGCGGCTCGAAGCGGCCGTCGATCGTGCCGAAGGTGGATTCGCCTCCGGTGCGCTGGCGCCTTTCCATGGAGCATTTCTGGGTGAGCGGGGAGGGAAAGCGCGCCCCGGACGCACAAGTCACGGAAGTATCCTCCGACGCCCGCGCCGTGACGCATCCCGGCGCGGCGGAAAAGGAAGAGCTCTCGCGCGCCTCCGACCTCGCGCCCCGCGGAGCAGATCCCGGCATCGGATACATCTTCGAGCATACGCGCGGGCGAAAGTGCCTCGTCTTCTCGAATTCCAGAGAAGAGTGCGAGCTCGTCACATCGACCCTTCACAAGTACTGCGAGCTGCGGCACGAGCCCGACCGCTTCGCCATTCACCATGGGAACCTCTCGACCGCGATCCGCTCGGACGCCGAAGCGCTCATGAAGGATGAGGAGAAGCGCGTCACCACCTGCACGACGGCGACGCTCGAGCTCGGAATCGACGTGGGGCGCCTTGAGCGCGCCTTTCAGATTGATGCGCCCTTTACGGTTTCGGGGTTCCTTCAGCGCCTCGGACGCACGGGCCGCCGCGGAGAGCCGCCCGAAATGTGGTTCGTGATCCGCGAGGACGAACCCGAACCACGGGCGATGCTCCCGGAAACCATACCCTGGAAGCTGCTGCAGGCGATTGCCGTTGTGGAGTGCTACCGCGAGGACCGCTGGGTGGAGCCGCCGAAGCTCGACCGCCTTCCTTACAGTCTCCTCTACCATCAGACGATGATGACGCTTGCGTCGGAAGGCGAAATGAAGCCCGCAGAACTTGCCGGGCGCGTCTTGACGCTTTCGGCCTTCCGAAGGATTTCTCCCGATGACTACAAGGTGCTTCTGAGGGGGCTGCTCGCGAGCGACCAGATCGAGCGCACCGAGTCGGGCGGCCTCATTGTGGGGCTTCAGGGCGAACGGCAGCTTTCAAGCTTCCGCTTTTACGCGGTCTTTCAGGAAAATGAAGAGTTTTCCGTTCGATGCGAATCCGAGGAGCTCGGCACCATCGTGCGTCCGCCCCCGGCAGGCGAAAAAATCGCCATCGCCGGGCACGTCTGGCGCGTCGAGGATGTGGATCTGAAGCGCCACGTCGTCTGGTGCTCGCGGGTCGAAGGGACGGTGCCTGCCTTCTTCGGGCTCTGCCCGGGCGACATCAACACGTACATCCTTGAAAAGATGTGCGCGGTGCTGCGCTCCGACGCTGAATATCCCTATCTCATGAAGGGCGCGCGGGAGCGCCTTCATGAGGGAAGGCTCGCCGCCTTTCGCGCGCGGGCGATGGATACGCCGCTCATCCCGCTGGGCGAAGGCCTCTGGTGCCTGATGCCCTGGCTCGGAACCTATCCCTTCCTCGCGCTCGAGCGCTTGATCCGCCTTCATGCGGCCCGAAGGATCGGACTCAAGAGCTTTGACGTTTCTCGCCCCTACTTCATGCTCATCAGGATGAAGTCGGGCGCGGCGGAATTCTTCCGCGCGATCTACGAGGCGGCCGAAAACCTGCACGATCCGCTCGAGCTTCTCTATCCCGGAGAAATTCCGGTCTTTGAGAAGTACGACGAATTTGTACCGGCGGAACTCGTGAGAAAGGGATTTGCCATGGGAGTTCTCGGCGTCTCTGAAATGAAGGCGAGAGTGCGCGGATGGGCGGGGATCTACGCCGGGAACACGCAGGCGATCGCGAATCCCGCAGCCTCCATCGCTGAAGACCTTCCTGAGGACGGCATTTTGGGAGCATCATTAAAGGATGCGGCGGGAATCAGACCCTGA
- a CDS encoding response regulator transcription factor: MMDSKFNKPLIRIIDDDSAVRSSWSFLLSGENYECAEYSDAGTFLASADFRRPGCILLDVRMPSMSGLELQNKLKDIGCDLPIVFVSGHGDIDMAVNAVKNGAFDFIEKPPKESRLIDTIEAAVARNKAMRRDQAEVADFKSRLEQLTQREREVIRMVAQGYSNKEVAAEFGISEKTVQVHRGSAYRKLDLHNAAEIARLLLLSGDPL; the protein is encoded by the coding sequence ATGATGGACAGCAAATTCAATAAGCCCCTCATCCGCATCATCGACGACGACAGCGCCGTGCGCTCCTCGTGGTCGTTCCTCCTCTCGGGCGAAAACTACGAGTGCGCGGAATACAGCGACGCCGGCACGTTCCTTGCCTCTGCCGACTTCCGCCGTCCGGGCTGCATTCTCCTTGACGTGCGCATGCCTTCCATGTCGGGTCTTGAGCTCCAGAACAAGCTCAAGGACATCGGCTGCGATCTCCCGATCGTCTTCGTCTCCGGTCACGGCGACATCGACATGGCCGTCAATGCCGTGAAGAACGGCGCCTTCGACTTCATTGAGAAGCCGCCGAAGGAATCGCGCCTCATCGATACGATCGAAGCCGCTGTCGCGCGCAATAAAGCCATGCGGCGCGACCAGGCTGAAGTGGCCGACTTCAAGTCGCGCCTCGAGCAGCTCACCCAGCGCGAGCGCGAAGTGATCCGCATGGTCGCTCAGGGCTACTCCAACAAGGAAGTAGCTGCCGAATTCGGCATTTCTGAAAAAACCGTGCAGGTCCACCGCGGCAGCGCCTACAGGAAGCTTGACCTCCACAACGCTGCAGAAATTGCGCGTCTCCTGCTTCTTTCGGGCGATCCGCTCTGA
- a CDS encoding pyridoxamine 5'-phosphate oxidase family protein translates to MLQEEHASDFLEEDGRTERPMRRRDRELSFTDTLRVIENADYAVLSTVDEAGYPYGVPVSPVLEGEKHLYFHSTRALSRKADNMLENPKVSLCFVASQKTLPLEFTVDYASAVVAGRACLVMDEDERRHAALLICARHAREAGKEKAEAYYAEGGRAITIWRVDIERASGKSRGWDRISAGLAR, encoded by the coding sequence ATGCTGCAGGAAGAACACGCTTCAGATTTTCTCGAGGAAGACGGCAGGACGGAGCGCCCCATGCGCCGGCGCGACCGCGAGCTTTCCTTCACCGATACGCTCCGCGTCATCGAGAATGCCGACTATGCCGTTCTTTCCACCGTGGATGAAGCCGGATACCCCTACGGCGTTCCGGTGAGTCCGGTGCTCGAGGGCGAGAAGCACCTTTATTTCCACTCGACGCGCGCCCTGAGCAGAAAGGCCGACAACATGCTCGAGAATCCGAAGGTGTCGCTCTGCTTTGTTGCGTCCCAGAAAACGCTGCCCCTTGAATTCACCGTCGACTATGCGAGCGCCGTCGTGGCGGGACGGGCCTGCCTCGTCATGGACGAGGATGAGCGTCGGCATGCGGCGCTTCTCATCTGCGCGCGCCATGCCCGGGAGGCCGGGAAGGAAAAAGCCGAGGCCTACTACGCGGAGGGCGGCCGCGCCATCACGATCTGGCGCGTCGATATTGAACGCGCGAGCGGAAAGTCCCGCGGCTGGGACCGCATTTCCGCCGGGCTTGCCCGCTGA
- a CDS encoding amidohydrolase family protein: MWDRIIRGARVVDPKNGFDGIADVAIEDGRVAAVATSLAGRGKVDEEADGLVLMPGLIDSHLHLGSVFGSAYGQRMAALAGVTTCLDMAGPFTDILGTIPYAGAGINVASIEGFSPDALFGTLSPTRGEIRSWLEKTVEAGSVGVKLMGGHWPLPLETCRSVVEIANEMGVYVAWHAGSTTAGSNIEGMREVIEAVKGLKLHLAHINAYCRGRINPVEAEAAEAIQLLIDNPNIWSEGYVSPMNGTILTCDEKGEVIDHVTRTCLKTYGFPITADGIRGAIKKGVLFVVRDTGIISDLAEGDEALRLWEAAGTKTAGSFPVNPALSRLMIAGAKRPDGTFVVDAISTDGGCIPRNVQISIGLSLVKFGALTLSEFVQKTSLNPARHLRLFDRGHLTPGEAAADMTLFRLETQEVVETIVAGNTVMKKGQLIGKGATLITTKHGRASLESQGFRVIETRFDDAEPERIRI; encoded by the coding sequence ATGTGGGATCGAATTATTCGCGGCGCTCGCGTCGTGGACCCGAAGAACGGCTTTGACGGCATTGCGGACGTGGCCATTGAGGACGGCCGCGTCGCAGCCGTGGCGACATCGCTCGCCGGCCGGGGAAAAGTGGATGAGGAAGCCGACGGCCTTGTTCTGATGCCGGGCCTCATTGATTCGCATCTGCACCTCGGGAGCGTTTTCGGATCGGCCTACGGTCAGCGCATGGCGGCCCTTGCAGGCGTGACCACCTGCCTCGATATGGCCGGTCCCTTTACCGACATTCTCGGAACCATCCCCTATGCGGGGGCCGGCATCAACGTGGCCTCCATTGAAGGCTTTTCACCGGACGCCCTCTTCGGCACGCTCTCGCCCACGCGCGGGGAAATCCGCTCGTGGCTCGAAAAAACCGTCGAAGCGGGTTCGGTCGGCGTCAAGCTCATGGGCGGCCACTGGCCGCTTCCGCTCGAGACCTGCCGCAGCGTGGTTGAGATTGCGAACGAAATGGGGGTCTACGTTGCCTGGCACGCGGGGTCGACGACCGCGGGCTCCAATATTGAAGGCATGCGCGAGGTGATTGAGGCCGTGAAGGGCCTGAAGCTCCACCTTGCCCACATCAACGCCTACTGCCGCGGCCGCATCAATCCGGTTGAGGCGGAAGCGGCAGAAGCCATTCAGCTCCTTATCGACAATCCCAACATCTGGTCGGAAGGCTACGTGAGTCCGATGAACGGCACGATCCTCACCTGCGACGAGAAGGGCGAGGTGATCGACCACGTGACGCGCACGTGCCTTAAAACCTACGGCTTCCCAATCACGGCGGACGGCATCCGGGGCGCCATCAAAAAGGGCGTTCTTTTCGTCGTGCGCGATACCGGGATCATTTCCGACCTCGCGGAGGGCGACGAAGCGCTTCGCCTCTGGGAGGCGGCAGGGACGAAGACGGCCGGGAGCTTCCCCGTCAATCCTGCGCTCTCGCGCCTCATGATTGCCGGAGCAAAGCGCCCCGACGGCACCTTTGTGGTCGACGCGATCTCGACGGATGGCGGCTGCATCCCGAGAAACGTGCAGATCTCGATCGGTCTGTCGCTCGTCAAATTCGGCGCCCTTACGCTTTCGGAGTTCGTGCAGAAGACGTCGCTCAACCCCGCGCGCCACCTGAGGCTCTTTGACCGCGGGCATCTGACGCCGGGTGAAGCCGCGGCCGACATGACGCTCTTCAGGCTCGAGACCCAGGAGGTGGTGGAAACGATCGTGGCGGGCAATACCGTCATGAAGAAGGGCCAGCTCATCGGCAAGGGCGCAACCCTCATCACGACGAAGCATGGCCGGGCGTCCCTCGAATCCCAGGGCTTCCGCGTGATTGAGACGCGCTTTGACGATGCGGAGCCGGAGCGCATCCGCATCTGA
- the hmpA gene encoding NO-inducible flavohemoprotein, with protein sequence MLTSSQIALIKSSAPAIKAHGLEITTLMYSRMLAEHPELCNLFNLSHQAAGTQQKTLAQALAAYAAHIDALENLSGAVRFIAERHAALCVKPEHYQIVGKCLLAAAEKVLGDAATPELIAAWAAAYQQLADILIAAEAGIYKEKAQMEGGWSGWRTFDCVNRVEECPGVVSFYFMPADGGQVPDYKAGEYVTLRVYVPGLQVLQPRQYTLSQAKGSGMLRITVKAIRAKDGAPAGVVSNQLVNTLKVGNQVELTAPTGTFVIDDVKDDHPLVLIAAGIGITPMVAMLEELSTENPLRSVHFLYSTQNKAAYPLRDTVDAVMKGLPRGAKAVFFTKPGPDDHLGQDFDASGRITPASIRNFCQDPDADFYICGPASFMQDITAALRQIGVIEPRIHTESFGA encoded by the coding sequence ATGCTTACGTCCTCTCAGATCGCCCTGATCAAGTCGTCAGCACCCGCCATCAAGGCGCATGGCCTCGAGATTACGACGCTCATGTACAGCCGCATGCTGGCCGAACACCCTGAGCTCTGCAACCTCTTCAATCTTTCTCATCAGGCTGCAGGTACGCAGCAGAAGACGCTTGCTCAGGCGCTCGCCGCATACGCCGCCCATATTGACGCGCTCGAAAATTTGAGCGGCGCCGTCCGGTTCATCGCCGAACGCCATGCCGCGCTCTGCGTGAAGCCCGAACACTATCAGATCGTCGGAAAGTGCCTTCTCGCCGCTGCTGAAAAAGTGCTGGGCGACGCGGCAACACCCGAATTGATCGCCGCCTGGGCGGCCGCCTACCAGCAGCTCGCCGACATCCTCATTGCAGCCGAAGCCGGCATTTATAAGGAAAAGGCGCAGATGGAGGGCGGCTGGAGCGGCTGGCGCACTTTCGACTGCGTCAACCGGGTCGAGGAATGCCCGGGCGTCGTCTCCTTCTACTTCATGCCTGCCGACGGCGGCCAGGTTCCCGACTACAAGGCCGGAGAATACGTGACGCTTCGCGTCTACGTCCCCGGACTCCAGGTTCTTCAGCCGCGCCAGTACACGCTCTCGCAGGCGAAGGGCTCCGGGATGCTGCGCATTACCGTGAAGGCCATTCGCGCGAAGGACGGCGCCCCTGCCGGCGTCGTTTCCAACCAGCTCGTCAATACGCTCAAGGTCGGCAATCAGGTTGAGCTCACCGCTCCGACGGGAACCTTCGTCATTGACGACGTGAAGGACGATCATCCGCTCGTTCTCATCGCCGCCGGCATCGGCATCACGCCGATGGTGGCGATGCTCGAGGAGCTCTCGACCGAAAATCCGCTCCGCTCGGTCCACTTCCTCTATTCGACGCAGAACAAGGCCGCGTATCCCCTCAGAGATACGGTCGATGCCGTCATGAAGGGGCTCCCCAGGGGCGCCAAGGCGGTCTTCTTCACGAAGCCCGGCCCCGACGACCATCTCGGTCAGGATTTCGACGCCTCCGGGCGCATCACGCCCGCCAGCATCCGCAACTTCTGTCAGGATCCGGATGCAGACTTCTATATCTGCGGGCCCGCCTCCTTCATGCAGGACATTACGGCAGCGCTTCGCCAGATCGGCGTGATTGAGCCCCGCATTCACACGGAAAGCTTCGGCGCCTGA
- a CDS encoding helix-turn-helix domain-containing protein, which translates to MTIRLERIDNDDGRTEFRIAVGTSEADAWETALSALVGLANGARPPSRKTSPEDNAARELPGKLLKRLRTECRMTQKEAAAIAGTTQTRISDFECGVRTIPHEIAVIFARRFGVEPGDFDVR; encoded by the coding sequence ATGACAATCCGGCTTGAGCGAATCGACAACGATGACGGCAGAACGGAATTCCGCATTGCGGTCGGGACGAGCGAAGCCGATGCATGGGAGACGGCGCTTTCAGCGCTCGTTGGACTTGCCAACGGCGCGCGGCCGCCCTCGCGGAAAACGTCGCCGGAAGACAACGCAGCCCGCGAACTGCCGGGAAAGCTCCTCAAGCGCCTGCGCACGGAATGCCGGATGACGCAGAAGGAAGCGGCGGCAATTGCGGGCACCACGCAGACCCGGATTTCCGACTTTGAATGCGGCGTGCGCACGATTCCGCATGAGATCGCGGTCATCTTTGCGCGCCGGTTCGGCGTTGAACCGGGCGACTTTGATGTTCGCTGA
- a CDS encoding nitroreductase family protein, whose product MSIRKTLNNKLHDIKNGIGDQIEELKAEIDRRFGNLGRRSGDEILRALPEPSGMTMPLMEALQERESERSFSNEPLPDQLVSNLLFAADGINRKGGKRTTPTALNWRETDIYLLKANGIWRWVPERRALLFCALHDIREESYILNSQFTLPPLELVYVTNYSRTRSLITDAVETIAPKIRSAAFSEAAIRELRIRSTNIDVGAKIQSVYLAAAAMGLSCVARTGFSAEKLAAKLHLKPDEEVVAAQSVGYPAKSILDHIK is encoded by the coding sequence ATGTCCATCCGAAAAACACTCAACAATAAGCTTCACGACATCAAAAACGGTATCGGCGATCAGATTGAGGAGCTCAAGGCTGAAATCGACCGACGCTTCGGGAACTTAGGCCGCAGATCGGGCGATGAGATTCTGCGCGCGCTCCCCGAACCCAGCGGCATGACGATGCCGCTCATGGAGGCGCTTCAGGAACGCGAGTCCGAAAGGAGCTTCAGCAACGAACCGCTTCCCGACCAGCTCGTGAGCAACCTTCTTTTTGCCGCCGACGGCATCAACCGCAAGGGCGGCAAGAGAACCACGCCGACGGCGCTCAACTGGCGGGAAACGGATATTTATCTTCTGAAGGCAAACGGCATCTGGCGCTGGGTCCCGGAGCGCCGTGCACTCCTTTTCTGCGCGCTTCACGACATCCGCGAGGAGTCCTACATCCTCAACTCTCAGTTCACGCTTCCGCCCCTTGAGCTCGTCTACGTCACGAACTATTCGCGTACGAGGAGCCTCATCACGGACGCCGTAGAAACGATTGCGCCGAAAATCCGCAGCGCGGCCTTCAGCGAGGCAGCCATCCGGGAGCTGCGCATCCGTTCGACCAACATCGATGTGGGCGCAAAGATTCAGTCCGTCTATCTCGCTGCCGCCGCCATGGGCTTAAGCTGCGTCGCCCGCACGGGCTTCTCGGCCGAAAAGCTCGCCGCGAAGCTCCACCTCAAGCCCGACGAAGAGGTGGTGGCCGCCCAGTCGGTAGGCTACCCCGCAAAGTCGATTCTCGACCACATCAAATAA
- a CDS encoding formate--tetrahydrofolate ligase, protein MKTDIEIAQEHKLIPIDELAHSAGLTDAEFEPYGRDKAKVELDPSRKEKGKLILVTATSGMPAGSGKTTTSIALAQGLKRIGRSAALALREPSLGPVFGMKGGAAGGGYSQVLPMEAINLHFTGDLHAITAANNLLAALLDNARHQGQVVLKEIFWRRVMDVNERMLRNIITGLGGPANGIPTEAGFDITAASELMAVLCLANDMEDLRARIDRIVLGLRPDGTPFTCAELGATGALLALLLEAFKPNLVQSIEGNIAFVHGGPFANIAHGCNSVAATRAALKLADYAVTEAGFGSDLGAEKFFNIKCRAAGFKPAAVVLVTSTRALKWHGGVPLPEIGAPNLEAVERGLVNLDAHIANLRHFGPNIVVSLNHFHTDTDEEVEAIRTRCAALGVRFAVCDGFAKGGEGAMELAREVVEAADDPHPLVHTYAEDAPVVDKIEAIVTQVYGGAGVKLSAAAMKDLKRLSDLGYDRLPVCVAKTPFSLTADPKALGAPKGFVLPVERLILNAGSGFVVALAGSIMRMPGLPKRPAAMGIDVVNGRITGLA, encoded by the coding sequence ATGAAGACCGACATCGAAATCGCACAGGAACACAAACTCATTCCGATCGATGAGCTTGCGCATTCCGCGGGCCTCACCGACGCCGAATTCGAACCCTACGGCCGCGACAAAGCCAAGGTTGAGCTTGATCCGTCCCGCAAGGAAAAAGGAAAGCTCATTCTGGTGACGGCCACTTCCGGAATGCCTGCGGGCTCGGGCAAGACCACCACCTCGATCGCGCTCGCTCAGGGCCTGAAGCGCATCGGCAGAAGCGCCGCGCTCGCCCTTCGCGAACCCTCGCTCGGCCCCGTCTTCGGCATGAAGGGCGGCGCCGCGGGCGGCGGCTACAGCCAGGTGCTCCCGATGGAGGCGATCAACCTCCACTTTACGGGCGACCTGCACGCCATCACCGCCGCCAACAACCTCCTCGCCGCGCTTCTCGACAATGCGCGCCATCAGGGCCAGGTTGTTCTCAAGGAAATCTTCTGGCGCCGCGTGATGGATGTGAACGAGCGCATGCTGCGCAACATCATCACGGGCCTCGGGGGCCCGGCCAACGGCATCCCGACTGAAGCGGGCTTCGACATCACGGCCGCTTCCGAACTCATGGCCGTTCTTTGCCTTGCCAACGACATGGAAGATCTGCGCGCGCGCATCGACCGCATCGTTCTCGGCCTGCGCCCCGACGGCACGCCCTTTACCTGCGCCGAACTCGGCGCCACGGGCGCACTCCTCGCGCTCCTTCTCGAAGCCTTCAAGCCCAACCTCGTTCAGTCGATTGAGGGGAACATCGCCTTCGTTCACGGCGGCCCCTTCGCCAACATCGCTCACGGCTGCAACTCCGTCGCCGCGACGCGCGCTGCGCTGAAGCTTGCCGACTACGCCGTTACGGAAGCGGGCTTCGGCTCGGACCTCGGCGCCGAAAAGTTCTTCAACATCAAGTGCCGCGCTGCCGGCTTCAAGCCCGCCGCAGTCGTGCTCGTGACCTCCACCCGCGCCCTCAAGTGGCACGGCGGCGTGCCGCTCCCCGAGATCGGCGCTCCCAACCTTGAAGCAGTCGAGCGCGGCCTCGTCAACCTCGACGCCCACATCGCCAACCTGCGCCACTTCGGCCCCAACATCGTCGTGTCGCTCAACCACTTCCACACCGATACGGATGAGGAAGTCGAAGCCATCCGCACGCGCTGCGCCGCGCTCGGCGTCCGCTTTGCGGTCTGCGACGGATTTGCGAAGGGCGGCGAAGGCGCGATGGAGCTCGCACGCGAAGTGGTCGAGGCTGCCGACGATCCGCATCCGCTCGTCCACACCTATGCCGAAGACGCTCCGGTCGTCGACAAGATCGAAGCCATCGTCACGCAGGTCTACGGCGGCGCCGGCGTCAAGCTCTCCGCTGCGGCCATGAAGGATCTGAAGCGCCTCTCCGACCTCGGCTACGACAGGCTCCCGGTCTGCGTCGCGAAGACCCCGTTCTCGCTCACGGCCGATCCGAAGGCGCTCGGCGCTCCGAAGGGCTTCGTCCTCCCGGTCGAACGCCTAATCCTCAATGCGGGTTCGGGCTTTGTCGTTGCCCTGGCCGGATCCATCATGCGCATGCCGGGCCTTCCGAAGCGACCCGCCGCCATGGGAATCGACGTCGTCAACGGCCGCATCACCGGCCTCGCCTGA
- a CDS encoding sugar transporter has product MTAPQRARSGFRAWLPVIGLAFAAFVFNTSEFLPVGLLPDMAKSLNETVSFMGLVITGYAWVVSIMSLPLALATAKFERRKLLLFLLIVFACCHFAVIFVDSFATLYATRVGVALTHSVFWSIMTPLAARMAPAGKRAVGLAAVMGGTIVATVLGVPIGTKLGHLFGWAESFFIIGLGAAVCFALLWMVLPECPSTKAGSIKSLPVILKRPALLQLYALTAITVLGQFTAYSYISPILQHEGGMLENDVVNVLLIYGLAGIIGTVISSKTVDRFPSGSLTVPLVLLALSLYLLVPLSSSWGTLLPLILVWGAAQTAICMAFQTVVLNVASDAADVATSLYSGIFNIGIGGGAFVGSLVSQHFGFAPVSFVGGGFITVSAVFCLVLLAKTGSAILPHEDLSREPGTAVPEATRKKA; this is encoded by the coding sequence ATGACTGCCCCGCAGCGCGCGCGCTCAGGCTTTCGCGCCTGGCTTCCCGTCATCGGCCTCGCCTTTGCCGCCTTCGTCTTCAATACGTCGGAATTTCTTCCTGTCGGTCTTCTCCCCGATATGGCGAAGAGCCTCAATGAGACGGTTTCCTTCATGGGGCTCGTGATTACGGGCTACGCGTGGGTGGTGTCGATCATGTCGCTTCCGCTCGCGCTCGCGACCGCGAAGTTCGAACGCAGAAAGCTTCTGCTCTTTCTCCTCATCGTCTTCGCCTGCTGCCACTTTGCGGTGATCTTCGTCGACAGCTTTGCGACCCTCTATGCAACGCGCGTGGGCGTTGCCCTCACGCACTCCGTCTTCTGGTCGATCATGACGCCGCTTGCGGCCCGCATGGCGCCTGCGGGCAAACGCGCCGTGGGGCTCGCCGCCGTCATGGGCGGCACCATCGTCGCTACGGTTCTCGGCGTTCCGATCGGCACCAAGCTCGGGCACCTCTTCGGATGGGCCGAATCCTTCTTCATCATTGGTCTCGGCGCTGCGGTCTGCTTTGCGCTTCTCTGGATGGTGCTTCCGGAATGCCCGAGCACCAAGGCGGGCTCCATCAAGAGCCTTCCCGTGATTCTCAAGCGCCCCGCACTCCTGCAGCTCTATGCCCTCACGGCGATCACCGTGCTCGGACAGTTCACGGCCTACTCCTACATCAGCCCGATTCTGCAGCATGAGGGCGGCATGCTCGAGAACGACGTTGTCAACGTGCTCCTCATCTACGGACTCGCGGGCATCATCGGCACCGTCATCAGCTCGAAGACCGTCGACCGCTTCCCCTCGGGGTCGCTCACCGTTCCGCTCGTGCTCCTCGCGCTTTCGCTCTACCTCCTTGTACCGCTCTCTTCCTCCTGGGGGACGCTCCTCCCGCTCATTCTCGTCTGGGGCGCAGCTCAGACGGCCATCTGCATGGCATTCCAAACCGTGGTGCTCAACGTGGCGTCGGATGCGGCCGACGTGGCGACGTCGCTCTATTCCGGGATCTTCAATATCGGCATCGGCGGGGGCGCCTTCGTGGGGAGCCTTGTTTCGCAGCACTTCGGCTTTGCGCCCGTGAGTTTCGTCGGGGGCGGCTTCATCACGGTCTCGGCCGTCTTCTGCCTCGTGCTCCTCGCCAAGACGGGCTCGGCGATTCTGCCGCACGAGGACCTCTCGCGCGAACCCGGCACGGCCGTTCCGGAAGCGACCCGGAAAAAAGCCTGA